The Chloroflexota bacterium genome window below encodes:
- a CDS encoding 50S ribosomal protein L9 translates to MDVLLLKNVPGVGNAGQVKKVTDGYARNFLLPRKLAVTANEGAVRQADDIKQAAARRDAKTLAEAQELARQLGLVTLTFRAKAGEGDRLFGSVTSGDIADALVREKNITVDRRKIELENPIKELGERGVPIKLHPEVTAQVKIVVEREAA, encoded by the coding sequence ATGGACGTATTGTTGCTGAAAAATGTGCCTGGTGTTGGAAATGCCGGGCAGGTGAAAAAGGTGACGGACGGTTATGCGCGTAATTTTTTGTTGCCGCGTAAACTCGCGGTGACCGCGAACGAAGGCGCGGTCAGGCAAGCGGACGACATCAAGCAAGCCGCCGCGCGGCGCGATGCCAAGACGCTCGCCGAGGCGCAAGAACTCGCGCGCCAACTGGGTCTGGTCACGTTGACGTTCCGCGCCAAAGCCGGCGAAGGTGATCGCTTGTTCGGTTCGGTCACATCGGGCGATATTGCCGATGCTTTGGTGCGCGAAAAGAATATTACGGTAGACCGGCGCAAGATCGAACTGGAAAATCCGATCAAAGAATTGGGCGAGCGTGGTGTGCCGATCAAATTGCATCCCGAAGTCACTGCGCAAGTCAAGATTGTCGTCGAGCGCGAAGCTGCGTAA